Proteins co-encoded in one Paraburkholderia terrae genomic window:
- a CDS encoding SAM-dependent methyltransferase — translation MFWEKKLAQWVDEVKTKANIPARLVLWDGQQHDFGTFAAPAVTLKVNSASALPLLLEPSLDNLGEAYVKGKIDIEGKLSDIINISYSLARSTVTNASKLARVRRYFNHTKTSDKKAIQYHYDVSNEFYKLWLDENMVYSCAYFENGDEDLATAQIKKIDHILTKIQVQPGQRLLDIGCGWGALVLRAAQKFGAKCVGVTLSQNQFDLATQRVKAAGLEGQIEIRLQDYRDVQGQFDRITSVGMFEHVGRKNLPGYFQKIHDLLTDDGIAMNHGITSTDYDSGETALGGGEFIDRYVFPDGELPHISLALETMQRGGLEAFDIESLRRHYARTLDIWAENFEAKAAEARSLVDDEKFRIWRVYLAGCAYAFENDDVSIYQVVCRKAGRSATTLPWSRRFMYEKAL, via the coding sequence ATGTTCTGGGAGAAGAAGCTGGCGCAGTGGGTAGACGAAGTAAAAACGAAGGCCAATATCCCGGCGCGCCTGGTGCTATGGGATGGCCAGCAGCATGACTTCGGCACGTTCGCGGCGCCGGCGGTCACGCTGAAAGTGAATAGCGCGTCCGCGCTGCCGCTATTGCTCGAACCGAGCCTGGACAATCTGGGCGAGGCGTACGTGAAGGGCAAGATCGACATCGAAGGCAAGCTGTCGGACATCATCAACATCAGCTATTCGCTGGCGCGAAGCACGGTGACGAATGCGAGCAAGCTCGCGCGCGTGCGACGCTATTTCAATCACACGAAAACGTCGGACAAGAAGGCGATCCAGTATCACTACGACGTCTCGAACGAGTTCTACAAGCTGTGGCTCGACGAGAACATGGTGTACTCGTGCGCGTATTTCGAGAACGGCGACGAAGACCTCGCCACCGCGCAGATCAAGAAGATCGATCACATCCTGACGAAGATCCAGGTGCAGCCGGGCCAGCGTCTGCTCGATATCGGCTGCGGCTGGGGCGCGCTCGTGCTGCGCGCGGCGCAGAAGTTCGGCGCGAAGTGCGTGGGCGTGACGCTGTCGCAGAACCAGTTCGATCTCGCGACGCAGCGCGTGAAAGCAGCCGGTCTCGAAGGCCAGATCGAAATCCGGCTGCAGGATTATCGCGACGTCCAGGGGCAGTTCGACCGCATCACGAGCGTCGGCATGTTCGAGCATGTCGGCCGCAAGAATCTGCCCGGCTACTTCCAGAAGATCCACGACCTGCTCACGGATGACGGCATTGCGATGAATCACGGCATCACGTCGACGGATTACGACAGCGGCGAAACGGCGCTCGGCGGCGGCGAGTTCATCGACAGATATGTATTCCCCGACGGCGAGTTGCCGCACATCAGCCTCGCGCTCGAAACGATGCAGCGCGGCGGGCTTGAAGCTTTCGATATCGAAAGCCTGCGCCGCCACTACGCGCGTACGCTCGACATCTGGGCCGAGAACTTCGAGGCGAAAGCGGCAGAAGCGAGGTCGCTCGTCGACGACGAGAAATTCCGCATCTGGCGCGTGTACCTCGCGGGCTGCGCGTATGCGTTCGAGAACGACGACGTGTCGATCTATCAGGTGGTGTGCCGCAAGGCGGGCCGCAGCGCGACGACGCTGCCCTGGTCGCGCCGCTTCATGTACGAGAAGGCGCTGTAA
- the pdxH gene encoding pyridoxamine 5'-phosphate oxidase: MSTLADLRKNYSLGSLDIADADPNPFRQFDVWFKQAIDAQLPEPNTMTLATVDPRGRPSARIVLIKAVDERGFVFFTNYESRKGLELAQNPHASLLFYWIELERQVRVEGTVVKTSDAESDTYFASRPVGSRIGAWASEQSKVIESRAALEAREREFIAQYGDNPPRPPHWGGYRLIPDAIEFWQGRPSRLHDRLLYTRSGNADWTIARLSP, encoded by the coding sequence ATGAGCACTCTTGCCGACCTTCGCAAAAACTATTCGCTCGGTTCGCTGGACATTGCCGACGCCGACCCGAACCCGTTCCGTCAGTTCGACGTATGGTTCAAACAGGCCATCGACGCGCAACTCCCCGAACCGAACACGATGACGCTTGCGACGGTCGACCCGCGCGGCCGGCCTTCGGCGCGCATCGTGCTGATCAAGGCTGTCGACGAGCGCGGGTTCGTGTTCTTCACGAACTACGAGAGCCGCAAGGGCCTCGAACTCGCGCAGAACCCACACGCAAGCCTCCTTTTCTACTGGATCGAACTCGAGCGCCAGGTGCGCGTCGAGGGCACCGTCGTCAAGACGAGCGACGCAGAAAGCGACACGTACTTCGCATCGCGTCCCGTCGGCTCACGCATCGGCGCATGGGCGTCGGAGCAGAGCAAGGTGATTGAAAGCCGTGCCGCTTTGGAAGCGCGGGAACGCGAATTCATTGCACAATACGGGGACAATCCGCCCCGGCCCCCGCACTGGGGCGGCTATCGCCTGATTCCCGACGCGATTGAATTCTGGCAAGGACGGCCTTCACGTCTGCACGACCGGCTGCTCTACACGCGTAGCGGCAACGCCGACTGGACGATCGCCCGTCTGTCGCCCTGA
- the tcdA gene encoding tRNA cyclic N6-threonylcarbamoyladenosine(37) synthase TcdA: MSTPLVTEHSDITTDSSAHETADRARRFGGVARLYGAPALAAFERAHVAVIGIGGVGSWAAEALARTAIGRITLIDLDNVAESNTNRQIHALDGNYGKPKVDAMAERIRLIDPQCDVRVIEDFIEPGNFDTVLGGGFHYVVDAIDSVRTKTALIAWCVEHKQPLITVGGAGGQLDPTRIRIDDLAQTIQDPLLSKVRGQLRKQHGFPRGPKAKFKVSAVYSDEPLIYPEAAVCDIDEEAEHVTTSPGHHGPVGLNCAGFGSSVCVTASFGFAAVAHVLRALAKSAA; this comes from the coding sequence ATGTCCACGCCTCTCGTCACCGAGCATTCCGATATTACTACCGACTCCAGCGCGCATGAAACCGCCGACCGCGCCCGGCGTTTCGGCGGCGTCGCGCGCCTGTACGGCGCGCCGGCGCTCGCCGCGTTCGAGCGCGCGCACGTTGCCGTGATCGGCATTGGCGGCGTCGGCTCGTGGGCGGCGGAAGCGCTCGCGCGCACGGCGATCGGCCGGATCACGCTGATCGATCTCGACAACGTCGCCGAGAGCAACACGAACCGGCAGATTCACGCGCTCGACGGCAACTACGGCAAGCCCAAGGTCGATGCGATGGCCGAGCGCATCCGGCTGATCGATCCGCAGTGCGATGTGCGCGTGATCGAAGATTTTATCGAACCGGGCAACTTCGATACGGTGCTGGGCGGCGGCTTCCACTACGTGGTCGATGCGATCGACAGCGTGCGCACGAAGACGGCGCTGATCGCATGGTGCGTCGAGCACAAGCAGCCGTTGATCACGGTCGGCGGCGCGGGCGGCCAGCTCGACCCCACCCGTATCCGTATCGACGATCTCGCGCAGACCATTCAGGACCCGCTGCTGTCGAAGGTGCGCGGCCAGTTGCGCAAGCAACATGGCTTTCCGCGTGGGCCGAAAGCGAAGTTCAAGGTGAGCGCGGTGTATTCGGACGAGCCGCTGATCTATCCGGAAGCGGCTGTCTGCGATATCGACGAAGAAGCCGAGCACGTCACGACGTCGCCCGGTCATCATGGTCCTGTTGGTCTGAATTGCGCGGGCTTTGGATCGAGCGTGTGCGTGACGGCGAGCTTCGGCTTTGCGGCCGTGGCGCATGTGCTACGCGCGCTGGCGAAGAGCGCGGCCTGA
- the trxA gene encoding thioredoxin yields the protein MDTTLATFEKDVISASMLAPVLVDFWAPWCGPCKTLGPMLEKLEAEYEGKWRLVKVNVDENQELAAHFQVRSIPHVVAFADGRPVDQFIGVLPEGQLREFLDRLVPDGAEASRAEAAAAIAEGRREDAYDALKAALAYDPGFDEARLDLMELLLEDNRAEEAQKENDLLSPKTTQGIDARYNAIKTRLDAVDAASDLPPTDALEAAVANNPDDLEARFDLASALIARRKYDPALEHLLAIVTRDRTFREDIGRKTMLSVFDLAAHQPELVAKWRRKLSASLN from the coding sequence ATGGACACCACCCTCGCCACTTTCGAAAAGGACGTCATCAGCGCGTCGATGCTCGCGCCCGTACTCGTCGACTTCTGGGCGCCGTGGTGCGGACCGTGCAAGACGCTCGGCCCGATGCTCGAAAAGCTCGAAGCCGAGTACGAAGGCAAATGGCGGCTCGTGAAGGTGAATGTCGACGAAAACCAGGAACTGGCCGCGCATTTCCAGGTGCGCAGCATTCCGCACGTCGTCGCGTTCGCGGACGGACGGCCCGTCGATCAGTTCATCGGCGTGCTGCCGGAAGGCCAGTTGCGCGAGTTCCTCGACCGCCTCGTGCCGGACGGCGCGGAAGCGTCGCGCGCGGAAGCGGCCGCAGCGATCGCCGAAGGCCGCCGCGAGGATGCGTACGACGCGCTCAAGGCCGCACTCGCCTATGACCCGGGTTTCGACGAAGCACGGCTCGATCTGATGGAGCTGCTGCTAGAAGACAACCGCGCCGAAGAAGCGCAGAAGGAAAACGATCTGCTGTCGCCCAAAACGACGCAGGGCATCGACGCGCGCTACAACGCGATCAAGACGCGGCTCGATGCCGTCGACGCAGCCTCCGACCTGCCGCCCACGGATGCGCTCGAAGCCGCCGTCGCAAACAATCCCGACGACCTCGAAGCGCGCTTCGATCTGGCAAGCGCGCTCATTGCCCGGCGCAAGTATGACCCCGCGCTCGAGCATCTGCTTGCCATCGTCACGCGTGACCGCACGTTCCGCGAAGACATCGGCCGCAAGACGATGTTGTCCGTGTTCGATCTCGCCGCGCATCAGCCGGAACTGGTCGCGAAATGGCGCCGCAAGCTGAGTGCGTCGTTGAACTGA
- a CDS encoding pirin family protein translates to MSSSIKAVLKPHVRDIGNLAVRRVLPAMAARLVGPFIFFDHMGPATLPAGTGLDVRPHPHIGLATVTYLFEGAIMHRDSLGSEQKIVPGDVNWMTAGRGIVHSERTPEPDRTNGSTVHGIQTWVALPLADEDAEPSFEHHAGATLPEIERNGVTLRIIAGTSFGQTSPARTFSGTLYAAAHFAPGSVLALEPEHDERGVYLVDGDLSLDGEPLEVATMAVLTPGETVTLASAKGATVMLLGGEKLDGERFIEWNFVASSREKIERAKLAWTNQEMGKVPGETEWIPLPERKPR, encoded by the coding sequence ATGTCCTCATCGATCAAAGCGGTTCTGAAGCCCCACGTCCGCGACATCGGCAATCTGGCCGTGCGGCGCGTGCTGCCCGCGATGGCCGCGCGTCTCGTCGGCCCGTTCATCTTCTTCGACCACATGGGCCCCGCCACGCTGCCTGCCGGCACGGGGCTCGACGTACGCCCGCATCCGCATATCGGACTCGCTACAGTCACCTATCTGTTCGAAGGCGCGATCATGCATCGCGACAGCCTCGGCTCCGAACAGAAGATCGTTCCCGGCGACGTCAACTGGATGACGGCGGGCCGCGGCATCGTTCACTCGGAGCGCACGCCGGAACCCGACCGCACGAATGGCTCGACGGTACACGGCATCCAGACCTGGGTCGCGCTGCCGCTCGCCGACGAAGACGCCGAGCCGTCGTTCGAACATCACGCGGGTGCCACGCTACCGGAAATCGAACGCAACGGCGTCACGCTGCGTATCATCGCGGGCACGTCGTTCGGCCAGACGTCGCCGGCGCGCACGTTCTCCGGCACGCTGTATGCGGCCGCGCATTTCGCACCCGGCAGCGTGCTCGCGCTCGAACCGGAGCACGACGAGCGCGGCGTGTATCTCGTCGACGGCGACCTGTCGCTCGATGGCGAACCGCTCGAAGTCGCGACGATGGCCGTGCTCACGCCCGGCGAAACCGTGACGCTCGCGAGCGCGAAAGGCGCGACGGTGATGCTGCTCGGCGGCGAGAAGCTGGACGGCGAGCGCTTTATCGAATGGAATTTCGTCGCGAGTTCGCGCGAGAAGATCGAGCGGGCAAAGCTCGCGTGGACGAACCAGGAAATGGGCAAGGTGCCCGGCGAGACCGAATGGATCCCGCTGCCCGAGCGCAAGCCGCGCTAG
- a CDS encoding EamA family transporter produces the protein MSPKDLLLALVVVVAWGVNFVVIKVGLHGVPPMLLGALRFMLAAFPAVFFIKRPQMPWRWLIAYGATISLGQFAFLFSAMYVGMPAGLASLVLQAQAFFTLLFAALFLHERFRLQNVLGLVVAAIGLAVIGMQGGASMTLAGFILTLCAAVMWALGNIVTKKVGKVDLVGLVVWGSLIPPVPFFVLSYLLEGPQRIGAALTGIGASSVFAIVYLAFVATLVGYGLWSRLLSRYPAGQVAPFSLLVPIVGLASASLFLGESLSGAQVGGAVLVMVGLAVNVFGGWVVERFSLAR, from the coding sequence ATGTCACCAAAAGACCTGCTGCTGGCGCTGGTCGTCGTCGTTGCGTGGGGCGTGAACTTTGTTGTTATCAAGGTTGGGCTGCATGGTGTTCCGCCGATGCTGCTCGGCGCGCTGCGCTTCATGCTTGCCGCTTTTCCCGCTGTGTTCTTTATCAAACGGCCACAGATGCCGTGGCGCTGGCTCATCGCCTATGGCGCGACGATCTCGCTCGGGCAGTTCGCGTTTCTGTTTTCGGCGATGTATGTCGGTATGCCGGCTGGCCTTGCTTCTTTGGTGCTGCAGGCGCAGGCGTTCTTTACGCTCCTGTTTGCCGCGTTGTTTTTGCATGAGCGGTTTCGCTTGCAGAACGTGCTCGGGCTCGTTGTCGCGGCTATCGGGCTTGCTGTGATCGGTATGCAGGGCGGAGCCTCGATGACGCTTGCCGGGTTCATTCTCACGCTGTGCGCGGCTGTGATGTGGGCGCTCGGCAATATCGTCACCAAGAAAGTCGGTAAGGTCGATCTGGTGGGCCTCGTTGTGTGGGGTAGTTTGATTCCGCCTGTGCCGTTCTTCGTGCTGTCGTATCTGCTCGAGGGGCCGCAGCGGATCGGGGCTGCACTGACGGGCATCGGCGCTTCGTCCGTGTTCGCGATCGTTTATCTCGCGTTTGTTGCTACGCTGGTTGGGTATGGGCTATGGAGCCGGCTGCTGTCGAGATATCCGGCCGGGCAGGTTGCGCCGTTTTCGTTGCTCGTGCCGATTGTGGGGCTGGCGTCGGCGTCGCTGTTTCTTGGAGAGTCGTTGTCGGGTGCGCAGGTTGGTGGTGCGGTTTTGGTGATGGTGGGGCTTGCTGTGAATGTGTTTGGCGGGTGGGTCGTGGAGAGGTTTTCTCTCGCGAGGTGA
- a CDS encoding IS481 family transposase → MSWNPRNTMNLRLEFVELASQEGANRRALCRRFGISPKTGYKWLARHAQGGDAALADRSRRPQQSPGRTASQLEQDVIALRQAHPAWGGRKIGQRLRDQGHVGVPAPSTITDILHRHGLISPEASDAATPWQRFEHAQPNDLWQMDFKGWFELQDGRRCSPLTVLDDHSRFSLVLDACGKTDTRIVLTHLRQTFRRYGLPSRINADNGSPWGSPSQPGQLTALGVWLVRLGVRLSHSRPLHPQTNGKDERFHRTLKAEVLNGQHFRTLRNAQNAFDAWRTVYNHQRPHQALGMATPATRYRVSARTYPEKLPPIEYGSNDTVVRVGCNGEVRFRSRHFKVSNALHNMPIAMRPHAGLENGYDVYFMHHRLTTINLDEPE, encoded by the coding sequence ATGTCCTGGAACCCGAGAAACACCATGAACCTCCGTCTGGAATTCGTTGAACTCGCCTCGCAGGAAGGCGCCAACCGGCGTGCACTGTGCAGGCGCTTCGGGATCAGTCCCAAGACCGGTTATAAGTGGCTGGCGCGTCACGCGCAGGGTGGCGACGCCGCGCTGGCCGATCGTTCGCGTCGCCCGCAGCAGAGCCCGGGGCGCACGGCATCGCAGCTCGAACAGGACGTCATTGCCCTGCGACAGGCGCATCCGGCCTGGGGTGGGCGCAAGATCGGCCAGCGCCTGCGTGATCAGGGCCATGTCGGGGTGCCCGCGCCCAGCACCATTACTGACATCCTCCACCGTCACGGCCTGATCAGCCCCGAGGCCTCCGATGCCGCCACGCCCTGGCAGCGTTTCGAGCACGCGCAGCCCAACGATCTCTGGCAAATGGATTTCAAGGGCTGGTTTGAGTTGCAGGACGGTCGACGCTGCTCGCCGCTGACGGTACTGGACGATCATTCACGCTTTAGTCTTGTGCTCGATGCCTGTGGCAAGACTGATACCCGCATCGTGCTCACTCATTTGCGGCAGACCTTCCGTCGCTACGGTCTGCCGTCGCGCATCAACGCGGACAACGGTTCGCCGTGGGGCAGTCCAAGCCAGCCGGGACAGCTTACCGCGCTGGGAGTCTGGCTTGTTCGTCTGGGCGTGCGACTGTCCCACAGCCGCCCGTTGCATCCGCAAACCAATGGCAAGGACGAACGGTTTCACCGTACCTTGAAGGCGGAAGTCCTCAATGGCCAGCACTTCCGTACCCTGCGCAACGCGCAGAACGCATTCGATGCATGGCGCACCGTCTATAACCATCAGCGTCCGCATCAGGCCTTGGGCATGGCCACGCCAGCTACCCGATATCGCGTCAGTGCGCGGACCTATCCCGAGAAACTGCCGCCTATCGAATACGGCAGCAACGACACGGTTGTGCGCGTGGGATGCAATGGCGAGGTGCGCTTCAGGTCACGACATTTCAAGGTATCAAATGCCCTGCACAACATGCCCATTGCCATGCGGCCACATGCAGGTCTCGAGAACGGCTATGACGTGTATTTCATGCATCACCGACTGACAACCATCAACCTGGATGAGCCAGAATGA
- a CDS encoding N-acetylmuramoyl-L-alanine amidase — translation MSRKMLIKPFRSIESAATATHNWRRRQILRAGASTLVLGLVAPRLAWAQSVLGVRVWPARDYTRVTIESDQPLQNTQQLLQGPDRLVVDLNGLDLDQALRDLVSKIAPNDPQIQSVRVGQYQPHVVRMVFDLKGSVKPQVFTLPPVGTYKYRLVFDLYPAIAPDPLMELLAQSERKQQQLDDNAAPNTAPPAATLSGPSAPPADNTDAFFEKYAQNNAPSSPSPAPRPPVHAAPAPTPHVPSKPAPTPVPPVIARNNDADTDSDGDSGDDAYKFTNPKKSSNTVRLLTVAIDPGHGGEDPGAIGGSGTYEKHVALDIAKKLRAKIDAQPNMRAMMTRDADFFVPLNVRVQKARRVGADLFVSIHADAFTTPEASGSSVFALSEHGASSAAARWMANKENSSDQIGGINIKSADASVNRALFDMSTTAQIRDSMRYGNFVLKEIGGINRLHKGSVEQAGFAVLKAPDIPSILVETAFISNPDEERRLNDDAYREKMASAIMTGIKRYFAANPPLAKNRMT, via the coding sequence ATGTCTCGAAAGATGTTGATCAAACCGTTCCGCTCGATCGAATCGGCGGCCACCGCGACGCACAACTGGCGCCGCCGGCAGATTCTTCGCGCGGGCGCTTCCACGCTCGTCCTCGGGCTTGTCGCGCCGCGTCTGGCGTGGGCGCAGTCGGTGCTGGGCGTGCGTGTGTGGCCCGCGCGCGACTACACGCGCGTGACCATCGAGTCCGACCAGCCGCTGCAGAACACGCAGCAGTTGCTGCAAGGGCCCGACCGGCTGGTGGTCGATCTGAACGGTCTCGACCTCGACCAGGCGTTGCGGGACCTCGTCTCGAAGATTGCGCCGAACGATCCGCAGATTCAATCCGTGCGAGTCGGGCAGTATCAGCCGCACGTCGTGCGGATGGTGTTCGACCTCAAGGGCTCGGTGAAGCCGCAGGTGTTCACGCTGCCGCCCGTGGGCACGTACAAGTATCGTCTGGTGTTCGACCTGTATCCCGCCATCGCGCCCGATCCGCTGATGGAACTGCTCGCGCAGTCGGAGCGCAAGCAACAGCAACTGGATGACAACGCCGCGCCGAACACCGCGCCGCCCGCTGCGACGTTGAGCGGCCCGTCCGCGCCGCCCGCCGACAACACCGACGCGTTCTTCGAGAAGTACGCGCAGAACAACGCGCCTTCGTCGCCCTCACCCGCGCCGCGTCCGCCCGTCCATGCAGCGCCGGCGCCCACGCCGCATGTGCCTTCGAAGCCCGCGCCGACGCCTGTCCCGCCCGTCATCGCGCGCAACAACGACGCCGATACGGATAGCGACGGCGACAGCGGCGACGACGCCTACAAGTTCACCAATCCGAAGAAGAGCAGCAACACGGTGCGCCTGCTGACGGTCGCGATCGATCCGGGCCACGGCGGAGAGGACCCGGGTGCGATTGGCGGCAGCGGCACGTATGAGAAGCACGTCGCGCTCGACATCGCGAAGAAGTTACGCGCGAAGATCGATGCGCAACCGAACATGCGCGCGATGATGACGCGCGACGCCGACTTCTTCGTGCCGCTGAACGTGCGTGTGCAGAAGGCGCGGCGAGTCGGCGCGGATCTGTTTGTGTCGATTCACGCGGATGCGTTTACTACGCCGGAGGCGAGTGGCTCGTCGGTGTTCGCGCTGTCGGAGCATGGGGCGTCGAGCGCGGCCGCGCGCTGGATGGCGAACAAGGAGAACTCGTCGGATCAGATTGGCGGTATCAACATCAAGTCCGCCGATGCGAGCGTGAATCGCGCGTTGTTCGATATGTCGACGACGGCGCAGATTCGCGATTCGATGAGGTATGGCAATTTTGTGCTGAAGGAGATTGGCGGGATCAACAGGTTGCATAAGGGGTCTGTTGAGCAGGCTGGCTTTGCCGTGCTGAAGGCGCCTGATATTCCGTCGATTCTTGTTGAGACCGCTTTTATCAGTAACCCGGATGAGGAGCGTCGGCTGAATGATGATGCTTATCGGGAGAAGATGGCTAGCGCGATCATGACCGGGATTAAGCGGTATTTTGCGGCTAATCCGCCGCTGGCTAAGAATCGGATGACTTGA
- the tsaE gene encoding tRNA (adenosine(37)-N6)-threonylcarbamoyltransferase complex ATPase subunit type 1 TsaE gives MPDHTGPANRPSAAVLLERQFALADEAATMAFGERFAHAIDGVRSEASATVHDGFNGLQVQLHGDLGAGKTTLVRATLRALGHAGRVRSPTYTLVEPYAVERPDGELELYHFDLYRFTDPAEWADAGFREYFDSGAICLVEWPERAGSLLGVPDLVFSLDVDGDGRMLIARAYSEPGKACLERC, from the coding sequence CTTCCGCCGCTGTCCTGCTCGAGCGCCAGTTTGCGCTCGCGGACGAAGCCGCGACGATGGCATTCGGCGAGCGCTTCGCGCATGCGATCGACGGCGTGCGCAGCGAAGCCAGCGCGACGGTCCATGACGGATTCAACGGCCTCCAGGTGCAGTTGCACGGCGACCTGGGCGCCGGCAAAACGACACTCGTGCGCGCCACGTTGCGCGCGCTCGGACACGCGGGCCGCGTACGCAGCCCGACCTATACGCTCGTCGAACCTTATGCGGTCGAACGGCCGGATGGGGAACTCGAGCTATATCACTTCGATCTCTACCGTTTCACCGATCCGGCCGAATGGGCCGACGCAGGCTTTCGCGAATACTTCGACAGCGGCGCTATCTGCCTCGTCGAATGGCCGGAACGCGCGGGCAGTCTGCTGGGCGTGCCGGATCTCGTCTTCTCGCTCGACGTCGACGGCGATGGCCGGATGCTGATCGCCCGGGCGTATAGCGAACCAGGAAAGGCATGTCTCGAAAGATGTTGA